From the genome of bacterium CG_4_10_14_0_2_um_filter_33_32, one region includes:
- a CDS encoding phosphoenolpyruvate synthase has translation MQKQNLSKAFFVEFSEVSKGNVAEVGGKGANLGELTNAGLPVPQGFIITSAAYFLFVERTGLKEKIRKLLDGLDTENSKDLQSRAKNVQAEIIKAKMPEEIAAGIIENYKKLANNKKIYVAVRSSATAEDLPDASFAGQQATFLNVSGEEEAVKAVKECWASLFEARAIYYRSEKGFDHFKVGIAVPVQLMVQSEKSGIMFTIDPVTNDRSKIIIEAGFGLGEAIVLGAVTPDRYIVDKATLQITDKEINSQDFKITRVNEENKEVALADDEKSAQKLTDEEIIKLATLGKKIEEHYNWPQDTEWAIEKGEVFMVQARPVTTIPRDDKKENKMDGQQDISKAEIILKGAAASVGLAGGPIKIIHSPEEIDKILEGDVLVTEMTTPDYVPAMKRASAIVTDKGGRTCHAAIVSRELGIPCVVGTGTATETLRDVDFVTVDGAKGLVYKGKIKDQENNEPAGSQGTVIQKAESITATKIYVNLGEPELATKIAKQNVDGVGLLRAEFIIAENIKEHPKKMIKEGRSQEFIDKLAEGLETFAREFYPRPVVYRATDFKTNEYRNLPGGEEFEPQEENPMIGYRGCFRYIKDPEVFNLELEAIKKVRANFTNLHLMIPFVRRIDEFEEVKKLIEASGLKRSADFKLWIMVEVPSTIFLMDKFCETGIDGISIGSNDLTQLILGLDRDSSIVAEEYDERNEAVQIALKHAIETCRKYGVTASICGQAPSVYPEICEKLVEYGITSLSVLPDVIDSTRKLVASVEEKLLLKELSHVRNELNKVEEKLNEKQD, from the coding sequence ATGCAAAAACAAAACTTAAGCAAAGCTTTTTTTGTAGAATTTTCAGAAGTAAGTAAAGGTAATGTTGCCGAAGTGGGCGGTAAAGGTGCAAATCTTGGAGAATTAACAAATGCCGGATTACCGGTTCCCCAAGGTTTTATTATAACAAGCGCGGCTTATTTTTTATTTGTAGAGAGAACTGGTTTAAAAGAGAAGATACGGAAACTGCTTGATGGTTTGGATACTGAAAATAGTAAAGACCTTCAATCAAGAGCAAAAAATGTTCAGGCTGAAATTATTAAGGCAAAAATGCCGGAAGAAATTGCAGCAGGTATTATTGAAAACTATAAAAAATTAGCTAATAATAAAAAAATATATGTTGCTGTTAGAAGTTCTGCAACAGCAGAGGATCTTCCAGATGCCTCTTTCGCGGGACAGCAGGCAACTTTTTTAAATGTTTCAGGTGAGGAAGAAGCGGTTAAGGCAGTTAAAGAATGTTGGGCTTCTTTATTTGAGGCACGAGCAATTTATTATAGATCTGAAAAGGGATTTGATCACTTTAAAGTTGGTATTGCGGTACCAGTTCAGTTGATGGTTCAGTCTGAGAAGTCAGGTATCATGTTTACCATTGATCCTGTTACAAATGACAGGTCTAAAATTATAATTGAAGCCGGATTTGGCTTGGGAGAGGCGATCGTTTTAGGCGCTGTAACTCCTGACAGATATATAGTGGATAAAGCAACACTGCAAATTACCGACAAAGAAATTAACAGTCAGGATTTTAAAATAACTAGAGTCAATGAAGAAAATAAAGAAGTAGCCTTGGCTGATGATGAAAAGTCAGCTCAAAAATTAACCGATGAAGAAATTATCAAATTAGCAACATTGGGTAAAAAAATAGAGGAACATTATAACTGGCCTCAAGATACAGAATGGGCAATTGAAAAAGGTGAAGTTTTCATGGTGCAAGCTAGGCCGGTTACAACCATCCCTAGAGATGACAAAAAGGAGAATAAGATGGATGGACAACAAGATATATCTAAAGCAGAAATTATATTAAAGGGTGCAGCAGCTTCCGTTGGTTTAGCAGGCGGTCCAATTAAAATTATTCATTCTCCAGAAGAAATAGACAAAATTTTAGAAGGAGATGTTTTAGTTACAGAGATGACAACTCCTGATTATGTACCAGCCATGAAAAGAGCTTCAGCAATTGTAACTGATAAGGGTGGACGAACTTGTCATGCGGCAATTGTTTCTAGAGAATTGGGGATACCTTGTGTTGTTGGAACTGGTACGGCTACTGAAACTTTACGGGACGTTGATTTTGTGACTGTTGATGGTGCCAAGGGATTAGTATATAAAGGCAAAATTAAAGATCAAGAAAATAATGAACCTGCAGGCAGTCAAGGCACTGTAATACAAAAAGCCGAATCAATAACTGCTACAAAAATTTATGTTAATCTAGGCGAACCTGAACTGGCCACTAAAATTGCTAAGCAAAATGTGGATGGGGTAGGTTTATTAAGGGCGGAATTTATTATTGCTGAAAATATCAAAGAACATCCTAAGAAAATGATTAAAGAAGGTAGAAGCCAGGAATTTATTGATAAGCTTGCTGAAGGCTTAGAAACTTTTGCGAGAGAATTTTATCCTAGGCCTGTAGTTTATAGGGCTACTGATTTTAAGACCAATGAATATAGAAATCTGCCTGGCGGAGAAGAATTCGAACCACAGGAAGAAAATCCTATGATAGGATATCGAGGATGTTTTAGATATATAAAAGATCCTGAAGTTTTTAATCTTGAGCTTGAAGCAATCAAAAAAGTTAGAGCTAATTTCACTAATTTGCATCTAATGATTCCTTTTGTAAGAAGAATAGATGAATTTGAAGAGGTTAAAAAACTGATTGAAGCATCTGGATTAAAAAGATCAGCTGATTTTAAGCTTTGGATAATGGTTGAGGTGCCTTCTACTATATTCTTAATGGATAAATTCTGCGAAACTGGAATTGACGGAATTTCAATTGGTTCTAATGATTTAACACAGTTAATTTTAGGGCTAGACAGAGATTCTTCTATTGTTGCCGAGGAATATGATGAAAGAAATGAAGCTGTTCAAATAGCGCTAAAACATGCGATTGAAACTTGCCGAAAATACGGCGTTACTGCTTCAATATGCGGCCAGGCACCTTCTGTATATCCTGAAATTTGCGAAAAACTTGTTGAATATGGCATTACTTCTCTATCAGTACTGCCAGATGTTATTGATTCAACAAGAAAACTTGTTGCTTCCGTTGAAGAGAAATTATTATTGAAGGAGTTAAGCCATGTGAGAAACGAACTAAATAAAGTTGAAGAAAAATTAAACGAAAAACAAGATTAG
- a CDS encoding response regulator, giving the protein MENKSIKVLIAEDEPALRDLYKLRLEGESPSFNILFAKDGQEAIDKILDEKPDLVLLDIMMPKKSGMDVLKEISSNYPSLKIPIVILTALPNESIKVDASRFGVRHYLVKSQILPHEVIRIVKEELGFADKVDNTQEDNTNE; this is encoded by the coding sequence ATGGAAAATAAGTCGATAAAAGTCTTGATTGCAGAGGATGAACCTGCTTTACGTGATTTATATAAATTAAGGCTAGAAGGCGAGTCCCCTTCTTTTAATATTTTATTTGCCAAAGACGGCCAAGAAGCTATTGATAAAATATTAGATGAAAAACCTGATCTTGTATTGCTTGATATTATGATGCCCAAAAAATCCGGTATGGATGTTTTAAAAGAAATTAGCAGTAATTACCCTTCTCTAAAAATTCCTATTGTTATACTAACTGCTCTTCCTAATGAATCAATAAAAGTAGATGCTTCTAGATTCGGCGTTCGACATTATTTAGTAAAATCACAGATATTACCTCACGAGGTAATAAGAATTGTAAAAGAAGAATTAGGTTTTGCTGATAAAGTAGATAATACTCAAGAAGATAACACTAACGAGTAG
- the kbaY gene encoding tagatose-bisphosphate aldolase (catalyzes the reversible reaction of dihydroxyacetone phosphate with glyceraldehyde 3-phosphate to produce tagatose 1,6-bisphosphate; in enteric bacteria there are two D-tagatose 1,6-bisphosphate-specific aldolases: KbaY (also called AgaY), involved in catabolism of N-acetyl-galactosamine and D-galactosamine, and GatY which is part of the galactitol catabolism pathway) — protein MLYTVKQLLKKADKGGYAVGSFNAPNLEITKAIIQAAEDSRSPVIISTSESEINFAGLEFISKIIRIAGYETKVPVALNLDHGKSLKMALMCMAAGYTSIHIDGSELDYEGNVALTLSVTEVAHKEKISVEGEIGNVAGQSQINKSKIEDLKSKMTDPKEALNFVKETGIDALAISIGNAHGIYATGPKLDFKRLKDIKKLIKVPIVLHGGSGIPNRDIKKAIKEGMRKININTEIRMAFSGSLRQVLDKNPDEVVPAKIFPPVIHSVKRVVQEKIKLFGSVGKA, from the coding sequence ATGCTTTACACAGTAAAACAACTACTTAAAAAAGCCGATAAAGGAGGATACGCGGTAGGATCTTTTAATGCTCCTAATCTTGAAATTACAAAAGCTATCATTCAGGCCGCTGAAGATTCAAGATCACCTGTCATTATTTCTACCTCGGAAAGCGAGATAAATTTTGCAGGACTGGAATTTATATCCAAAATAATTCGTATAGCTGGTTATGAAACAAAAGTTCCAGTAGCTTTGAATTTAGACCATGGAAAATCTTTAAAAATGGCTTTAATGTGTATGGCTGCCGGATATACTTCAATTCATATTGACGGTTCCGAACTTGATTACGAAGGGAATGTTGCGCTAACTTTATCGGTTACAGAAGTTGCGCATAAGGAAAAAATCTCTGTAGAAGGTGAGATAGGAAATGTTGCAGGTCAAAGTCAAATCAATAAAAGCAAAATTGAAGATTTAAAATCAAAAATGACTGATCCAAAAGAGGCGTTAAATTTTGTAAAAGAAACGGGTATCGATGCTTTAGCAATTTCTATAGGTAATGCACATGGAATTTATGCCACAGGACCGAAATTAGATTTTAAAAGGTTAAAAGATATTAAAAAATTAATAAAAGTTCCGATTGTACTGCATGGCGGTTCCGGCATACCGAATCGTGATATTAAAAAAGCAATAAAAGAAGGCATGAGAAAAATTAATATTAATACAGAAATAAGAATGGCGTTTTCAGGATCTTTAAGACAAGTACTTGATAAAAACCCAGACGAAGTAGTGCCTGCTAAAATATTCCCGCCTGTTATTCATTCGGTAAAAAGAGTAGTCCAGGAAAAAATAAAATTATTTGGAAGTGTTGGTAAAGCCTAA